A genomic segment from Curtobacterium sp. MCSS17_007 encodes:
- the otsA gene encoding alpha,alpha-trehalose-phosphate synthase (UDP-forming), whose amino-acid sequence MAADTDPDRYAFVVASNRLPVDRVVDEDGNEGWRHSPGGLVTALEPVMRANDGAWVGWVGQPDVEVAPFDNEGIHIVPVPLSADDVEEYYEGFSNDTLWPLYHDVIEHPSYHRDWWNAYKRVNARFADQIAEIVEQDGIVWVQDYQLQLLPAMLRERRPDLTIGFFNHIPFPPVGIYAQLPWRAQILDGLLGADVIGFQRQDDASDFLRAVRHIKGYTTKGSTIDVPVDDPAAPRSRKGITVRHVEARHFPISIDAESFEAIAHRPEVQERAREIRESLGNPKTVLLGVDRLDYTKGIRHRIKAFGELVEDGRVAVEDATLVQVASPSRERVDTYAALRDEIELTVGRINGDLGVIGHQPIAYLHHGYPREEMVALYLAADIMLVTALRDGMNLVAKEYVAARFDNDGVLILSEFAGAADELKQAVIVNPHDIGALKDSIQRAIEMPRRERSTRMRALRKRVRDNDVARWSRSFLEALDRHAPNRAKLDPSASDPGDEHVEELQDTTSIFDQEAQTARAAEDTREARDA is encoded by the coding sequence ATGGCAGCAGACACCGACCCCGACCGGTACGCCTTCGTCGTCGCCTCGAACCGACTCCCCGTCGACCGCGTCGTCGACGAGGACGGCAACGAGGGGTGGCGACACTCGCCCGGCGGGTTGGTGACGGCGCTCGAGCCGGTCATGCGCGCCAACGACGGGGCGTGGGTCGGCTGGGTCGGTCAGCCCGACGTCGAGGTCGCGCCGTTCGACAACGAGGGCATCCACATCGTGCCGGTGCCGCTCAGCGCGGACGACGTCGAGGAGTACTACGAGGGGTTCAGCAACGACACGCTGTGGCCGCTCTACCACGACGTCATCGAGCACCCGAGCTACCACCGTGACTGGTGGAACGCGTACAAGCGCGTCAACGCGCGCTTCGCCGACCAGATCGCCGAGATCGTCGAGCAGGACGGCATCGTCTGGGTGCAGGACTACCAGCTGCAGCTGCTGCCCGCGATGCTCCGCGAGCGGCGCCCGGACCTGACCATCGGGTTCTTCAACCACATCCCGTTCCCGCCCGTCGGCATCTACGCGCAGCTGCCGTGGCGCGCGCAGATCCTCGACGGCCTGCTCGGGGCCGACGTCATCGGGTTCCAGCGGCAGGACGACGCGAGCGACTTCCTCCGTGCCGTCCGCCACATCAAGGGCTACACGACCAAGGGCTCGACGATCGACGTCCCGGTCGACGACCCGGCCGCCCCGCGCAGCCGCAAGGGCATCACGGTCCGACACGTCGAGGCACGCCACTTCCCGATCTCCATCGACGCCGAGAGCTTCGAGGCGATCGCCCACCGGCCCGAGGTGCAGGAGCGCGCCCGCGAGATCCGCGAGAGCCTCGGCAACCCGAAGACGGTGCTGCTCGGCGTCGACCGGCTCGACTACACGAAGGGCATCCGACACCGCATCAAGGCGTTCGGCGAGCTCGTCGAGGACGGCCGTGTCGCGGTCGAGGACGCCACCCTCGTGCAGGTCGCGAGCCCGAGCCGCGAGCGCGTGGACACCTACGCGGCGCTCCGCGACGAGATCGAGCTCACGGTCGGACGGATCAACGGCGACCTCGGCGTGATCGGCCACCAGCCCATCGCGTACCTGCACCACGGGTACCCGCGCGAGGAGATGGTGGCGCTCTACCTCGCCGCCGACATCATGCTCGTCACGGCCCTGCGCGACGGCATGAACCTCGTCGCGAAGGAGTACGTGGCGGCGCGGTTCGACAACGACGGCGTGCTCATCCTGTCCGAGTTCGCCGGTGCCGCGGACGAGCTGAAGCAGGCCGTGATCGTCAACCCGCACGACATCGGCGCACTGAAGGACTCGATCCAGCGCGCCATCGAGATGCCGCGACGGGAGCGTTCAACGCGCATGCGTGCGCTCCGGAAGCGCGTCCGCGACAACGACGTGGCCCGGTGGTCCCGGTCGTTCCTCGAGGCGCTCGACCGACACGCCCCGAACCGGGCCAAGCTCGACCCGTCCGCCTCGGACCCAGGTGACGAGCACGTCGAGGAGCTGCAGGACACGACGTCGATCTTCGACCAGGAGGCGCAGACCGCCCGAGCCGCCGAGGACACCCGGGAGGCCCGTGATGCGTGA
- the otsB gene encoding trehalose-phosphatase, which yields MRDAATDPSALTTALETLAAAPRLLVALDFDGTLAPFADDPAKVGALPGSWAAVLTLQRARDTEVVLVSGRPLDGLARVSHAPEGMALVGSHGVEWRVDGHDEAALSDDELARVARVGAALDEVGARFPGVVVEHKPAGHGMHTRRVSAEVAAEANAAASEAAHAADPGVLERGGKDIVEFAVRHVTKGDALDRLRELRGADAVFFAGDDVTDEDAFRVLRDGDVGVKVGEGDTLAAHRVADPAALTDVLKQLGRLRATR from the coding sequence ATGCGTGACGCCGCCACCGACCCGTCGGCCCTGACCACGGCCCTCGAGACGCTCGCGGCTGCGCCGCGACTGCTCGTCGCGCTCGACTTCGACGGCACCCTCGCCCCGTTCGCAGACGACCCCGCGAAGGTCGGTGCGCTGCCCGGCTCGTGGGCGGCGGTCCTCACCCTGCAGCGCGCCCGTGACACCGAGGTCGTCCTGGTGTCCGGGCGACCGCTCGACGGGCTCGCCCGGGTCTCGCACGCTCCCGAGGGCATGGCGCTCGTCGGCTCGCACGGCGTGGAGTGGCGCGTCGACGGCCACGACGAAGCAGCGCTGAGCGACGACGAACTCGCCCGGGTGGCCCGGGTCGGTGCGGCGCTCGACGAGGTCGGAGCGCGGTTCCCGGGCGTCGTCGTCGAGCACAAGCCCGCCGGGCACGGCATGCACACCCGACGGGTGAGCGCCGAGGTCGCGGCCGAGGCGAACGCGGCCGCGAGCGAGGCCGCGCACGCTGCGGATCCCGGCGTGCTCGAGCGCGGCGGCAAGGACATCGTCGAGTTCGCCGTCCGGCACGTCACGAAGGGCGACGCACTCGACCGGCTCCGCGAGCTGCGCGGCGCGGACGCCGTGTTCTTCGCCGGTGACGACGTGACGGACGAGGACGCCTTCCGGGTGCTCCGCGACGGCGACGTCGGCGTGAAGGTGGGGGAGGGCGACACGCTCGCCGCACACCGCGTGGCGGACCCTGCGGCGCTCACCGACGTCCTGAAGCAGCTCGGACGTCTGCGCGCGACGCGCTGA